AGTATCTTGGATTCTTAAAATGGCATTGCAGCAGGAAATTCAGACTGGTTTGAACCATGTGCCCTCTTAACTTTCGATCAATGGATTGCTGCAAGGAGTTCGGTTAAGGCATACCGTTCCCCACTGTTGCACAGACACACATTGAAGGAGAGAGCGCTGCTATTATTTTGGTTATGAAACTACCTATGAAGGATTGATTAAGTAATTACAGAAATTATTTGAAACAATAACAACGGTGGCTTTGGAACCTTGCCAGTGTTTAATTATATGGGATATTTCATCTTTTCTTAGTGCTACAATAGAAGTGGCTCAGAATTGGAttgttcccctttctctctctcatgcctTTTTGTTTCCTTATGTAAGGTCCGGACAGAATTCCAAAAAAGCTGGGAGCGCTGGCGACTAGAGCACTTTTATGTCCGCAGAGACAGCAACATGAAGCCACTCAAGTACCCAGCCAACAGTATAAGCAGCGGAGGTACCCTGGGGAGCACAGTCTATGCCGCCACTTTCCAGGCTACATTTAGCTAAGATTCTGTGGAGGCAGGTGTAGAGGAGTCTGACCAACTGACATGAACTGTAGGAGGTACAATCGAATCCCCTTGAATATCCAGCCAGCCAGATCGCATGAGGCCTTTGGAAGACTTGAACCTCCCTCGTTCATGGCTGCAGGCAGCTGGACaagctttcaaaataaataatataatctcTACATTTGAGGGGAGGACATGCTCTTTAAAGTAAGcttaaagcatttcttctcaaTATCAGAGGCCTCCAGGTGCCCAAAGCCCATAAACAGTGTGTTGATGCTGTCACAAAGCGTAAAGGTAATCATTTATTAGCGTGGGTAGACCGGTTGACAGCTTTACTGATTAAATTACACGGATGCAGCTGATCAGTACAAACAAGAAAAAATTCCCATTGGGGGAAAAAGGGAGATTAACCTTTTGCATGGTTACAAAGAAACAGTCACCATAATCTGTAGGTGCATTTCAAGCCTTTCCAAGTGGTAGCTTTCTTAAGCACCCAATATGCAGTCATTTGACTTGGGTGTTCCAGGCATTTCCACAAATGGGACTTTTGTTGTAGTAGGGAAATAGCATGCCCCTCTCTAATCAAACTGCAAGAATAAGTATATTCACTTTAGTTTTGAATGCCACATGTGGTGTTCTGGACACCTAATGGCCAGTGCCAGTGATGTTATTTGTAATGAACAGTTTTTCATCTCTTCACTCCCATGGCACAATAATATGTAAAATAGTTTACTTTTTGTTGTGTGAAGTGTTCTCTATTTTATGGTAATGTGTACAATTAAAAATGGAAACGATTATATAACAAATAACCATTTTACACCCTTAGGCTTTCAcatacctctttttaaaaaaaaaaaaaaatagtgctgTGCATTTCTTCTCTGCAGCATTGGATTCTATCCTCGTTTTTGTAAAAAACAGCAGCATAGTAAACCTGATAAACAGGCAATTTCTATGTGGCAGAGCAATCCTCTCCTGACCCCAGCAGGACTATTCTACTCATCCATTGCTTGGGGATAGAATATAGTACTGGTGACTGGATCCACCTACTATTTCATCATTTGAAAAGGCTTGAATTGTAGAATTGTTCCTTGTGCCATTCAGATAAATTTTTGCTGGTATGTCCATGATTGAAGTTTATGAATACTGGGTATTTGATGTTGCCTTTGGTTGCATGCTCTCAAACATGTCAAAGAGTAATTTCTCTCTCGGAGAAACTTAAATCTATGTGCAGATGATGGTTCTTTTCCAGTTGATGAATGCACACCCTTTCTGCTGTCATTTTTAATGCCCAGTACTCTTTAAGTCTTACCACTCTCATAGCCCTTTATTGCTTCAGAAGGCTGCACAAATACTACTATGAACCAAAGTAATTAGTGGCTTTCTGGAATTGAGTATTTGACAGGGAACAACGTATTAATTCTCTGCCCCCTGTGGGTTTAGAAGCAGATAAACAGAAAGATGGAGAAAATAATACCCTTTATAACATCTATGGAGACACAAATGTAGAATTTAGTATTTTAGAACTCAGATCATTTGTTCACAGGAGTCCTGAACTTTAGCATAGGTTTTTTCTATGCCTtggtctttttctttccttttcaagtGTCTTATAGCTACAAGGCTCTTTTATGCTAGatgttgaaaacaaaaacaagctgaTTCAGGAACTATATTTTCAGCACTTTGGCCAGCTCACTCTTCTATGCTAAAGCCAGCCGGATTTCTTGCTTGTCAATAAGCCTTTAGAATCTTAATAATTATGTAGACTGCTCAGCAGGaatgaattaaaaatatataaatccaaTTTGCCTTTTCAGTACATCCAATTCAAGTTGCCAGTCATTCCTAGAACGTTTGATTGTATACAGAGAAACTCTGGTTTCAGAGATCAGCATATATTAATTACCTTATTGGTAGTAATGGTGTACGATGCAGCACCCGGTTGAAGTACATTTGAAACGTGTCATCTCCTCTAAAAACATACTGCATGATACTATTGTGGCCATTCTGGACTGGACCTTGGATTTACCAGAATCTGAAAGGTTCTGCTGTGGGCCCAGGAGGTTGTCCCTGTGTTGTTTAGAGCATGCATAGAAATCTCTACGGCTGTGTACTGTGATGCCATAATTGGGCCTTGCAAGCTATATCCGTATATACTGTGTGCACCTAACAGTAGAGAAACCTTCACCAATGTGGTAATCCAGGGCAATCAATGTggtagcctccagatgttgtggactgcacCTTCcggcagcctcagccagcatacaAATGGTCAGGGGGAAATGcaattgtagcccaacaacttctAAGAGCAGCAtattggctgcccctgttctaaGCCATGCTGGACATGCCACCTATGCTGGAGTGATGCTTTTATACTGAGTTACACTAGCATATTAGGATTCTGTCCATGCCAGATGTGAGCTACAATGTATTAGTTTCTCGAGAACCTGAGGCTACCAAAATCCACTGGACTCAAGTAGGTTTGCTAGCATAATTAAGTGATCTGGAATGCTCAGTGAGCTGGAATGCCAAACCCTTTTAAGGAGTTGAACCAGCTGGCTTTGACAGAAATCCTACACATCAGACACATCAAccgtttaaaatttaaaattgtcTGTAGAGCCGGTCATATAGACTGTCTCCACTGGCCTCCTTCAAGCCACTTTCCTGGTTTTAAAAGCTGACAACTGCAAGCTTTCCCCCGTTATACTTTTCACAATTCGCTCCAACACAATCCCCATTGGTGGGAAATAGTTGTGCTACAGATGTCTATTTACAGGCAAGCACGGTTTAGATCTGTGAATGCTTATTGTGCAGTTATTACTAGACATTGTTTTGAAAATGGGACTTCAGAAGATTAGCAGTGTCTAAGCCAGATTTCTCGGGGCCAACTAGAGACCTGGAAGGTTGCATCTCACCCCACTGGCTGAagtccccacccctgatttaggggGAGCATGTGGGAGACAAGCTCAGCCTTATATGAGAGGAGAGCAGACACATGAGTAACATGCTCCACCATGTTTAATTTGCCCTTTAGTCAACATTGGAATTTCTGTAGCATAATAGATCTTGTCATATGGGAAACAAGGTCACTTGCTTCACCGAATAGCAAGAAAAAAGGCAGTAGGCAAGGTTATTTAATGATGTGTCCCAAGAGACATTTTCTAAATTTTGTCTTGGTGTGTAAATTGAACCTTcttatttctctttcattttcaCCAAAATTTTAGGCTAGGCAGCAGTTTAAATTcatggcttttaaaaactttCACTAACTGTTCCCTTGTTCTTAAAATCACTTTGGAGTTTCCCTTGATTTTTAACCTCTCCTCTTTTGaagacctttaaaaacaacaccaccaccacaaaaccaTTTCAATTAAATATGGGCCTCCACCTTATTTTGGTCTTGCCCCAGACCCATCTTGGCAGGTATGGCAGAGCTTggttcaatggggctttcaaGGAGCAGAATTATGGGAGCATTCTGACCATGGAAGGAGATGGGTAGAGCCCACACAAAGCTCAAAGAACCTTTTTGCAACTGGCAATATGTTTTCAGTTTACTCTAACCAAGGAAACAAttgctgccaaaaaaaaaccccatacacAACCCTCTCTTACTATTGATTATGTAGTGTTGGTGTtgttaagtttgtttgttttattgtattgctaTTCCTCTTTTAGCCAGCTATTTTTCATTTCCGGAATGTGTACCTAGTAAAGTGTTGATGGATGCAGTATATGCAACTCCTTTAAAAGCTTGTTTAGTCTTGGGAGAAGATAGCAGGTGCAGAAAAGAGCATTCAAGACCTCTCTTCAGCAATGTCTGTGGGCTGCGGGAAGCAGCCCTGGGAAACAAGAAACACCCTCTCGTTACCAGCAGCCTGTTTATAATGTTCCCAATAAAACTAGCACTGATGAATAGAGGAAATGCGCATGAGCCTCAATGTTCAAGCTGCCTTTGCTTTGGAATTCATAGTACGCTTTAAGGCTGCTCTTCATACAGCGCTCAGAAACGGTTTGAGCAGCCCAAGACACACCAGCAACCTGCTCACTCACTGTGATTCTACTTAAGTTTCGTTCCACAGTTATGCACACAAGTCTTGTTAAATTAAACTTGTGAGGCACCTAAGTGGAGGCATGTATTGCAAATGTACCAAAAtggtgaatatatatatagcattaaaATAGAGTGAATGTCTTATTTCTATCCTGACtgttttggttctttttttttttaaaccaattgcatgtatttatttttaaatgttataaaaATGGGTAACAAATTATGAATTATGTTCCTTTGTGCGTGTGCGAATTCATCCTTGTCTTGCAAAAGCAATGTAATTTACCATATAAAGGCTTGCTGCAATTGATGTTAACTGTGTAATTCTCTCCTCATGGTTTCCAAGATCAGTCAgacataaatttatttatatctcaGTTTACTTGAGCATAATCAATGaagttttttcttctccttcatgcattttttaaaatatcaggcCTTGAATCCAAACATACCAATGAATGTATTGAATAAATCTTCAAAAAGCAAGCAACCGAAAAAAGTAAAATTTGCACACCTAGTATCTCTTGTATCCCTAATACATATAATGTTGATCTTTATGGAATGAAATCAGGTGCCTGacattgtaaacacacacacactcgacCAGTGAAATGTAATAAATTCAATAAGAGAGTTGAAAATAGGCTTTAATAGTCTCTACAGACTCAGATGGCACCACTATCCTATGGCACCCAAGTATGGGAGTGGGGAATCTGTCTGCAGAACTGCACACAGGTAATCTGACCTGGGGAATTTCTCTCGATCCACATCCAACGTCCAGAGTCCCAGGGAATTAGAGTAGCAGGGCTACTCTTCTGAGGGACAGGAGTTAACACTCCAACCACGCTGATGGATTCCATTTTAACAGTATGCTATGTGTTTAGACATTGTCTGCTAAAAGGTActaaattcatttaaaacataTTGTACCTCAACTTGTAGATTGGTCAACCCCTTGTTTTCAAAAAGTAAAGTATGTGGGTTTCGGCAAGCAACACCCAAAACACACCAGTAAAATCTGTTTGCCTTTTCCAAGCCTTTGTAACACATTCTCATATATTGTTAGTTTATTAATCACAAAGGTATACCTTACTATTAACCTATTAGGAGGTGTTTTGAAGCACAATCCTATGAATGTTCAGTATCACTTGCTTCCAGGCAAGTGCCTTAAGTGAAACCACTGGGAATGCGGAAGTTTGAGCTGAGATGCCATCTGTATGCTGATGGCACATAGCTCTACCACTTCTGCAAATGCTCTCTGCTGTTTTCCCCCCTGCCAATTTAGTGCAGCTGTTTTGTTCATATGTGGTGGTGTTAGTACAGTTTAACTTTTTGTGTAAGCTGACTTTTGTTAAAAGAGGGGTATAGATCCAAATTTTCAGTTCAGTGAACATTAATCAAACACACATACAGTAGAAATACAAACCTAATGTATATATATTGTCACATTATCCTTTCcacaaatgtggctcttttgctTTTGACACTGGAGTggatcaaattttaaaaagaagttataAACAGACTTGGAGGTTATTTCTCAATGAAAGGTAAGGTCCCCCTGCCCCTCAGGCTGGTTCTGTTGAGGTCTCCAAATTCAACTTAGGTGAGGAGAGAAACCCCAAGGAAAAGAATTGTTTGGCATTGGTCTAAATATATACGCACATTTGTACATGCATTCATCCTGGATCTTTTAATATAAAGCTGGCCAAGATATTTTGCTTTAATTTGAAAGGGATGTCTATGAAAATTGTAAGAACCATATAGCCTAGAACAGGAGCCTTTtttgcagcggggggggggggggagtctgaatATGTATGTTTAATATCCTGTCTTTAGTTGTTTATTGTATAAGAAACAGTAGCTGCAGCTCAACTCTTCAATTACAATGCTGTAAACATTTCTAAAGGTGAAAAATCTCACAGGAAACAGTTCCCATTTTGCTCAAGCGGAGGGGAAAGACCTAGTGATACTGATATAGGCACTAGTTACCTCTGGGCTAAGGGCCGATACTGTAGTTCTCTCTCAAACTGTTCTGCTGTAAGTGTTCCATCAATGGCTTCACATCCTGGGTTAAAGACAGAATAGGCACTTCTTTCTCCTGTCTGTCTTTCTCCAGGGCCGCGGGTTCCTACATAGATCCAGTAAAACATAGACAGGACAAAATAAGGCAAACCAAACTCTAGTTCCGCAAACAGTCCCAGTAAGACGAGCCAGATGAGAAACTTGAGAAAGGTGACATTCAGAAGAAAGCAATTGGTCCACCATGGTgcagggcatgtaacagcttcaGTTTGGAGCCTTTCTGGTCTTTGACTGGAttcctgcaaaataaaataaaaagccaccTGGGTTATTTATGCAATGGACAAATAATTAAGGCTAGAACAGCAATTGATTCCAAGATCAATTTCGTGATGAAATATTGATTTCCAAAAAAGACCAGTTTTTTCACACGCTGCAGAAGATTGAGCAATCTGAAGTAGGTAAGAAGCAAGAGGAGTCAGGCTGTGCTGGCCAAAGGCCATGTCACCATGTTGCAGGAAATATACGCTTGGCAGAATCGCAGAATGCAATTACCTGAAGATGTTCTGTGCTCTGCAGAATTCGAAAATACCTTTCCAACAACAAGTCCAACGTgtgctgcttgttttgtattcCATTCAAATACAGAAGCAGTGCTATCACCACTTACATTTCTGCCTTTGAATCTTGGATCCGACAGATTTGCAGCAGCATGAACTGAGTGGCAACAAAATTATGGTGCTCTGCACTTTCTCCCACTCCCAGTCCTTTGAGGCCTAGTCAAGAGAACAAACAGATCCACCAACTATGCCAACAAGCAGAAGGACACAATGGCAGGAACTGAATCCTCCTCTTGTTTCAATGGCAGTGCCTTCCTAGAATCAGAAATGCATCTTGCTCTTGCATTTGCAAGTTGTACTCCCAATGCGGAGCTCAGGAATTGTTTGTCACAGTGTGCAGAGATAGTAATGATGTACACAGTCTTACATAAACGTCTTCCTGATTCAGTTTTAGTAATAATTTTGGGGGCTAAATCCAAGAGACCATGACCAACATCTAGTACaacaccctgaaatgcaggaatcttttgtccaatatGGGGCtctaacccatgaccctgaggttaagcatctcatgctctaccaactgaagttccattttcaaacattttgttcATCCttctaaaagaaaaatatttcataaTCCTTTGGGGTCATTaatttggaggtggggggtggcTTTGGAGAAAAATGTTTTCCCCTCAGTTTTTTCCCTATACCTTCACATCTATAGTGGTGACCAGTGTTTTtagttctcccctccccaccccctgaaaaaaaaaataatccagagACATAGGTCACTAGCTCCCAGAACTGAGGTAGGCAAAGAAGACTGAAATTTCAGCAGAATATCTCCAAACAGGAAGACTGGGCAACACCGTAATAGATGGGATTCAGCTTTTATGAAGTATAAAACAGCAAATAATGAATAATGGTATGTCTATAGACTCATGCTCAATTATTCTCAAAAAAGAACTTGGGAACAGAGCAGAAAGCTCATTAAACTATATTCTCAGTAAGTTGTAGCTAAAATATCCATTCAGCCCATGCCCCCTAGCCCTACTATTAGAACAGCGGTTCTCAAACTTTGCTCTGGGCCACACTTCCAGAATAAAAATTTGTGCCACGCcaattttttattgataaaaataaattggaaaacaaaaagaaacaactcctagcagcgcttgatttataacatgtaacacaactactttatactatgatcatgggacatccagaaagtataaaacaatgcagctacataagaacatgactcactcccaaaatataattataaatgtgCCTCTTACaacatatgtaccttaagtatgtatacaaattCAATGAGAGGTATGAGAttgcttttgctgggtaatctTGTTTATATTaagtctaatttgagacaaactctcATCTCTTTATCGAACACAAAGAAGCCcttttttctgatctttcatatttgtcagagttgaaaatccctgtccACCACAATATGTCATGGAGAACTGCAGAGGAATCGCCTGTGTTCTTGCTCTACTACActgaaacattttaatttttctttgtcCTTGGATCTTCCTGCCACACATGCCACCCACTCCTGCCACACCAGCGTGGCACGCCGCAGCCTTCTGAGAACCACCGTGTTAGAAATGTGTACATCAATGTCGCGCACTAATCTCAGCAGATGAGAGGGTTTGGGTGTTTTGTCTGTATGTCTGCTGTCTCAAACCCCTATCCTTACTAGGCCTACTGTTTCCTTTTCTTAACAAAATTTAACTCTCTATAACATGTAGTTTTCCCCCAACTACTCTACTGTCAATCCCCTGGAACACCTCACCAGATGGTAAAATGATGAACTTCCAAGGCAATTGTTGCCATGGGAACAAAActtttcctccatccctaatAAAGAATGGACCAACCGTTGACGGCTAAAATCCTGAAGGACGCTGGACCACAGCTCCGTGGTATGGTGCAAATGGTGTTACACCCCAACAGGTTTCACGAGCACACATGCCCACTCCCAATCATAATGAGTATTTTGATCATTAGGCACTGTAAAACAGATAGCACCACCACCAGGCACACTTGGGTTCAAATCATTGCTTGGCTGTGCATCTTGCCTTGACTCATTCATTGCTCCAGGGAGGACAAAGCTACAGAAGAAACATGAAGGTCATTGGCCTATCCTACCTCACTGGGATGGTGTGGGGGGAAGAAGATGAGAGAGCCCTGAGGGTCTTGGTTAGAAAACTAGTGATTAAAATGTATGAAATCACAAAAGAGATAATAGTAGAGcccagggggagagagagaaggctttcTGAGGACAAATAAATCAGCAGGCCCTATAGGAAGAGCAGAGCCAAGTGCTCCAGGCAGGTGCTTCATCTGTGAATGCTCCAACACGGCGCAGTAGAGGAAGGAGATAACCTTAGAACAGCAGAGCTGGGTCCttcggtcatctagtccaaccccctgcgatgcaggaatgaATGCACCTGTACACGCAGGAAATCAGTACGTCAGAAAGGTGGCCAGGCCAACAACTTTCGCCTGGCGTTTGGTGCGGGAGCACTGAACACACACAGCACTCGTGCTGCGTGCAGCAGTACCGCGCAGCATAAACATCGCCTGAGTTGCAATATCACACGCGGCAGCTCTGACGGGAGAGCAGCTGCAGCGGCAGAGCCTGCATGGAGAGTGGGGGGCGCGATCCTACGCGCGTCTACCGGAGGCCGAGCGGGTGAAAAAGCGGCCTTCCCCTCCCCGCAACGCGCCTCGGGAGGCGGAGCCGCCTCGCGCCGAAGCTAACCAACCTCACTCGGCAGCGGGGGCCGGGCTTGGGCCTGCTCCttcgccgcctccgcctccaccTCCGCCGCCTTTCCTGGGGGCTTTGCCGAGGGAGCGGTGTGGCGGGTGCCGCGGCGGGCAGCCCGGAACTCGGCCAGCCTCTGCTCCATGCAcgccacgcagcagcagcagcagcgcccgcCTCCGCCCGGGGACACGTCCAGCACAAGCGCCCAAGAGCCGGCGCCCAGCGGCGCTTGCTGGCGTTGCGCGCTTGGTACGGCAGGCCGGGATCTGCCCCGGCGGGGAGGGCCGCCCCCAGGGCGGGACCGGAGGAGGGGCAGGAAGGCCCGCACCCAGCGTGGGGGACTAGTCAGAAGGGCgaagtggaaggaggaggagctgatTCCATCCTGCCaagttttattttaagtttttgttttgtatcaTTCGTGGCCTCAACTTTCAGCTACGGTTAGAAATGCTAGCCAGACGGAAACGCTTTTCCCTCCAAGCCACTGCCTGACTGTTCCTCCTCGTTCCAGCGGGTCTGGGACTGGGAGCTTGCACGGGAATGAGCCCCTTAAAGCTGCTGGATGGTGA
Above is a window of Lacerta agilis isolate rLacAgi1 chromosome 3, rLacAgi1.pri, whole genome shotgun sequence DNA encoding:
- the SAYSD1 gene encoding SAYSvFN domain-containing protein 1; protein product: MEQRLAEFRAARRGTRHTAPSAKPPGKAAEVEAEAAKEQAQARPPLPSEESSQRPERLQTEAVTCPAPWWTNCFLLNVTFLKFLIWLVLLGLFAELEFGLPYFVLSMFYWIYVGTRGPGERQTGERSAYSVFNPGCEAIDGTLTAEQFERELQYRPLAQR